Below is a genomic region from Enterobacter hormaechei subsp. xiangfangensis.
GTATGTGGCCAGACCGGAGGCGCGTTTCGTCATGAAGTTATCGGTCTGTGCCAGGCCGTCACCGCCGAACTCCGGGAACATATCGGTGTATGCGGCGACGTCATACAGCGCGCCCAGGTTACGGCCATAATCCAGTGAGCCGAAGTCTTTCAGTTTCAGCCCGGCAAATGCCAGACGTGTTTTTTGAGAAGAGTCGCTTTCAGCTTTGTTACCCGCGAACTCAGCTTCCCAACGTCCGTAGCCCGTCAGCTGATCGTTAATCTGCGTTTCACCCTTAAAGCCGAAACGAACATAAGTCTGGTCACCATCCTTAGCGTCATCATCACTGATGTAGTGCATTGCTTTTACTTTGCCGTACACGTCCAGTTTATTCCCGTTTTTATTATAAACTTCTGCTGCCTGAACAGATGCGGAAGCAACTACGCCCATTACCACTAATGCCAGAGTGCTCTTTTTCATTTTCAATCCTGATTTTATAAAAACGCGCTAATATTCGCTGAGTAATAAGATTCGGCTTATTACCCCGTGAAAAACAGGAAGGGTTTTATCGTTCGTGGGTGAAAGTTTTATGACAAAGTAAGAATATGTCTAAAAAAGTATGTTTTAATTTTTCGGTAATAAAATTGTCAAAATGTGCCGCTACGCTTCCTGATCCCGCGCAACAAAGTGACGGGTCATGCGCTAAGGCAGTTGGCAACGGGGCTGACACCTGTTAAAACGTCTGACTGACATCATTTTCCCTTATTGTTGAACGGCAGAGAATCATGAGTGACAGCCAGACGCTGGTGGTAAAACTCGGTACCAGTGTGTTAACAGGCGGATCGCGCCGCCTGAATCGTGCCCATATCGTTGAGCTTGTACGTCAGTGCGCTCAGTTGCATGCCGCAGGGCATCGTATTGTAATTGTGACATCCGGGGCGATTGCCGCCGGGCGTGAACACCTGGGCTACCCCGAACTCCCCGCGACGATCGCTTCCAAACAGCTGCTGGCCGCCGTGGGACAAAGCCGACTCATACAGCTCTGGGAACAACTGTTCTCCATCTACGGCATTCACGTCGGGCAGATGCTGCTGACGCGTGCGGATATGGAAGACAGAGAACGTTTCCTGAATGCCCGCGATACGCTGCGTGCGCTGCTGGATAACCATATCGTTCCGGTCATTAACGAAAACGACGCTGTTGCCACCGCTGAAATCAAAGTGGGCGACAACGATAACCTCTCTGCGCTGGCGGCGATCCTGGCAGGGGCCGATAAGCTGCTGCTTCTGACCGATCAGCAGGGGCTGTTTACCGCTGATCCGCGCTCTAATCCACAGGCTGAACTGATCAAAGACGTTCACGGCATTGACGATGCGCTGCGCGCCATCGCGGGTGACAGCGTTTCTGGTCTGGGGACAGGCGGCATGGGCACCAAGCTCCAGGCCGCGGACGTGGCGTGCCGGGCCGGCATCGACACCATCATCGCCGCGGGCAGCCGTCCGGGCGTGATAGGTGATGTGATGGAAGGCATCTCTGTAGGCACTCGCTTCCACGCCCAGGCGTCCCCGCTGGAAAACCGCAAACGCTGGATCTTTGGCGCGCCCCCGGCTGGTGAATTGACCGTGGATGAAGGCGCGACCGCCGCTATTCTGGAAAGAGGAAGCTCGTTACTTCCAAAAGGAATTAAAAGCGTGACAGGCAACTTCTCGCGTGGTGAAGTGATCCGAATCCGTAACCTTGAAGGTCGCGACATCGCTCATGGCGTAAGTCGTTATAACAGCGACGCGCTGCGTCGGATTGCTGGCCACCATTCCCAGCAGATCGACGCCATCCTGGGCTATGAATATGGCCCGGTTGCCGTGCATCGTGACGACATGATTATTCGTTAAGGAGCCAGAACATGCTGGAACAAATGGGCGCAGCCGCGAAAGCCGCCTCGTATAAACTGGCGCTCCTTTCCAGCCGCGAGAAAAACCGCGTGCTGGAAAAAATCGCTGATTATCTGGAATCTCAGTCGCAGGAAATTTTGCTCGCCAACGAGCAGGATCTGCTGGAAGCGCGTCGCAACGGCTTGAGCGAAGCGATGCTCGACCGTCTGGCGCTGACCCCGGCGCGTTTGAAAGGTATTGCCGACGACGTCCGTCAGGTGTGCAACCTCGCCGACCCGGTAGGGCAGGTGATTGACGGTGGGGTGCTCGACAGCGGGTTACGCCTTGAACGTCGTCGCGTGCCGCTTGGCGTCATTGGGGTGATTTACGAAGCGCGTCCAAACGTGACGGTGGATGTCGCCTCCCTGTGCCTGAAGACCGGTAACGCCGCGATCCTGCGTGGCGGGAAAGAGACCTGGCGCACCAACGCCGCGACGGTAAACGTCATCCAGCAGGCGCTAGAGGAGTGTGGTTTACCGGCGGGTGCCGTGCAGGCGATTGAAAGCCCCGACCGTGCTCTGGTTAACGAGATGCTGCGCATGGACAAATACATCGACATGCTCATCCCACGCGGCGGTGCGGGCCTGCACAAGCTGTGCCGCGAGCAATCTACCATTCCGGTGATCACCGGTGGTATTGGCGTATGCCATATCGTGGTGGATGACACCGCGGAGGTAGAACCTGCGCTGAAGATTATCGTCAACGCTAAAACCCAGCGTCCAAGCACCTGTAATACGGTAGAAACGCTGCTGGTGCATCAGGGCATCGCCAGTACCTTCCTGCCAGCGCTGAGCAAGCAGATGGCGGAAAGTGGCGTCACGCTGCATGCGGACGAGAAGGCTTTCGCCCTGCTGAAAGACGGTCCGGCGAAGGTCGTTCCGGTTAACGCGGAGCAGTACGACGATGAGTATTTGTCGCTGGATCTGAACGTGAAGGTAGTTGCGGATCTCGATGACGCTATTGCGCACATTCGTGAACACGGAACCCAGCATTCTGACGCGATCCTGACGCGCACCCTGCGCAATGCCGATCGGTTTGTGAATGAAGTGGATTCGTCTGCGGTTTACGTCAATGCCTCGACGCGCTTTACCGATGGCGGCCAGTTTGGTCTGGGCGCGGAGGTGGCGGTGAGCACACAGAAGCTGCATGCCCGCGGTCCGATGGGGCTGGAAGCACTGACCACCTACAAGTGGATCGGCTTCGGTGATGATACCATTCGTGGGTAAATAATCGCGGGTGATGCAAAAATAGCCGTTTGATTCAAAAGGGCATTGACGCATCACCCGGTTAGATCTACTCTTTTGCCCCGTGGTTACGCTCGTAACCGGCCTTTCAGGGCCGATATAGCTCAGTTGGTAGAGCAGCGCATTCGTAATGCGAAGGTCGTAGGTTCGACTCCTATTATCGGCACCATCTAAGAAAATCAATCACTTATCGTCAAAAACCTAAAGGATTGTATCTTTCATTATCATCCTTGATAACACTTGGTAAACGCCTTTCCGTTGTATCGGCTCAAGGATTGTACAACGTACTGGCGGGTAGTTACCAGGCTCAAGCCCGAACAGCATTAGAAATTTTGCCATCCCTTGAAGCTGAAAGAGTTGCCGGACTCTCTAAACACATCACTTGAACCATTAGCGATACGTTCCGCGCTTCGTGCGGCGCTCAATGATGCTA
It encodes:
- the proB gene encoding glutamate 5-kinase, producing MSDSQTLVVKLGTSVLTGGSRRLNRAHIVELVRQCAQLHAAGHRIVIVTSGAIAAGREHLGYPELPATIASKQLLAAVGQSRLIQLWEQLFSIYGIHVGQMLLTRADMEDRERFLNARDTLRALLDNHIVPVINENDAVATAEIKVGDNDNLSALAAILAGADKLLLLTDQQGLFTADPRSNPQAELIKDVHGIDDALRAIAGDSVSGLGTGGMGTKLQAADVACRAGIDTIIAAGSRPGVIGDVMEGISVGTRFHAQASPLENRKRWIFGAPPAGELTVDEGATAAILERGSSLLPKGIKSVTGNFSRGEVIRIRNLEGRDIAHGVSRYNSDALRRIAGHHSQQIDAILGYEYGPVAVHRDDMIIR
- the proA gene encoding glutamate-5-semialdehyde dehydrogenase codes for the protein MLEQMGAAAKAASYKLALLSSREKNRVLEKIADYLESQSQEILLANEQDLLEARRNGLSEAMLDRLALTPARLKGIADDVRQVCNLADPVGQVIDGGVLDSGLRLERRRVPLGVIGVIYEARPNVTVDVASLCLKTGNAAILRGGKETWRTNAATVNVIQQALEECGLPAGAVQAIESPDRALVNEMLRMDKYIDMLIPRGGAGLHKLCREQSTIPVITGGIGVCHIVVDDTAEVEPALKIIVNAKTQRPSTCNTVETLLVHQGIASTFLPALSKQMAESGVTLHADEKAFALLKDGPAKVVPVNAEQYDDEYLSLDLNVKVVADLDDAIAHIREHGTQHSDAILTRTLRNADRFVNEVDSSAVYVNASTRFTDGGQFGLGAEVAVSTQKLHARGPMGLEALTTYKWIGFGDDTIRG